From Pongo pygmaeus isolate AG05252 chromosome 1, NHGRI_mPonPyg2-v2.0_pri, whole genome shotgun sequence, one genomic window encodes:
- the UBIAD1 gene encoding ubiA prenyltransferase domain-containing protein 1 isoform X1 encodes MAASQVLGEKINILSGETVKAGDRDPLGNDCPEQDRLPQRSWRQKCASYVLALRPWSFSASLTPVALGSALAYRSHGVLDPRLLVGCAVAVLAVHGAGNLVNTYYDFSKGIDHKKSDDRTLVDRILEPQDVVRFGVFLYTLGCVCAACLYYLSPLKLEHLALIYFGGLSGSFLYTGGIGFKYVALGDLIILITFGPLAVMFAYAIQVGSLAIFPLVYAIPLALSTEAILHSNNTRDMESDREAGIVTLAILIGPTFSYILYNTLLFLPYLVFSILATHCTISLALPLLTIPMAFSLERQFRSQAFNKLPQRTAKLNLLLGLFYVFGIILAPAGSLPKI; translated from the exons ATGGCGGCCTCTCAGGTCCTGGGGGAGAAGATTAACATCCTGTCGGGAGAGACTGTCAAGGCTGGGGACAGGGACCCGCTGGGCAACGACTGTCCCGAGCAAGATAGGCTCCCCCAGCGCTCCTGGAGGCAGAAGTGTGCCTCCTACGTGTTGGCCCTGAGGCCCTGGAGCTTCAGTGCCTCACTCACACCGGTGGCCCTGGGCAGTGCCCTTGCCTACAGATCCCACGGTGTCCTGGATCCCAGGCTCTTGGTGGGTTGTGCCGTGGCTGTCCTGGCTGTGCACGGGGCCGGTAATTTGGTCAACACTTACTATGACTTTTCCAAGGGCATTGACCACAAAAAGAGTGATGACAGGACACTTGTGGACCGAATCTTGGAGCCCCAGGATGTCGTCCGGTTCGGAGTCTTCCTCTACACGTTGGGCTGCGTCTGTGCCGCTTGCCTCTACTACCTGTCTCCTCTGAAACTGGAGCACTTGGCTCTTATCTACTTTGGAGGCCTGTCTGGCTCCTTTCTCTACACAGGAG GAATTGGATTCAAATACGTGGCTCTGGGAGACCTCATCATCCTCATCACTTTTGGCCCGCTGGCTGTGATGTTCGCCTACGCCATCCAGGTGGGGTCCCTGGCTATCTTCCCACTGGTCTATGCCATCCCCCTCGCCCTTAGCACTGAGGCCATTCTCCATTCCAACAACACCAGGGACATGGAGTCCGACCGGGAGGCTGGCATCGTCACGCTGGCCATCCTCATCGGCCCCACGTTCTCCTACATTCTCTACAACACGCTGCTCTTCCTGCCCTACCTGGTCTTCAGCATCCTGGCCACACACTGCACCATCAGCCTGGCACTCCCCCTGCTTACCATTCCCATGGCCTTCTCCCTTGAGAGACAGTTCCGAAGCCAGGCCTTCAACAAACTGCCCCAGAGGACTGCCAAGCTCAACCTCCTGCTGGGACTTTTCTATGTCTTTGGCATCATTCTGGCACCAGCAGGCAGTCTGCCCAAAATTTAA
- the UBIAD1 gene encoding ubiA prenyltransferase domain-containing protein 1 isoform X2, with the protein MAASQVLGEKINILSGETVKAGDRDPLGNDCPEQDRLPQRSWRQKCASYVLALRPWSFSASLTPVALGSALAYRSHGVLDPRLLVGCAVAVLAVHGAGNLVNTYYDFSKGIDHKKSDDRTLVDRILEPQDVVRFGVFLYTLGCVCAACLYYLSPLKLEHLALIYFGGLSGSFLYTGEARAVAHAGAQWCDLGSLQPPLPGFM; encoded by the exons ATGGCGGCCTCTCAGGTCCTGGGGGAGAAGATTAACATCCTGTCGGGAGAGACTGTCAAGGCTGGGGACAGGGACCCGCTGGGCAACGACTGTCCCGAGCAAGATAGGCTCCCCCAGCGCTCCTGGAGGCAGAAGTGTGCCTCCTACGTGTTGGCCCTGAGGCCCTGGAGCTTCAGTGCCTCACTCACACCGGTGGCCCTGGGCAGTGCCCTTGCCTACAGATCCCACGGTGTCCTGGATCCCAGGCTCTTGGTGGGTTGTGCCGTGGCTGTCCTGGCTGTGCACGGGGCCGGTAATTTGGTCAACACTTACTATGACTTTTCCAAGGGCATTGACCACAAAAAGAGTGATGACAGGACACTTGTGGACCGAATCTTGGAGCCCCAGGATGTCGTCCGGTTCGGAGTCTTCCTCTACACGTTGGGCTGCGTCTGTGCCGCTTGCCTCTACTACCTGTCTCCTCTGAAACTGGAGCACTTGGCTCTTATCTACTTTGGAGGCCTGTCTGGCTCCTTTCTCTACACAGGAG aggctcgcgCTGTGGCCCACGCGggagcgcaatggtgtgatctcggctcactgcaacctccacttcctgggttcatgtga
- the UBIAD1 gene encoding ubiA prenyltransferase domain-containing protein 1 isoform X3, translating to MAASQVLGEKINILSGETVKAGDRDPLGNDCPEQDRLPQRSWRQKCASYVLALRPWSFSASLTPVALGSALAYRSHGVLDPRLLVGCAVAVLAVHGAGNLVNTYYDFSKGIDHKKSDDRTLVDRILEPQDVVRFGVFLYTLGCVCAACLYYLSPLKLEHLALIYFGGLSGSFLYTGVLI from the coding sequence ATGGCGGCCTCTCAGGTCCTGGGGGAGAAGATTAACATCCTGTCGGGAGAGACTGTCAAGGCTGGGGACAGGGACCCGCTGGGCAACGACTGTCCCGAGCAAGATAGGCTCCCCCAGCGCTCCTGGAGGCAGAAGTGTGCCTCCTACGTGTTGGCCCTGAGGCCCTGGAGCTTCAGTGCCTCACTCACACCGGTGGCCCTGGGCAGTGCCCTTGCCTACAGATCCCACGGTGTCCTGGATCCCAGGCTCTTGGTGGGTTGTGCCGTGGCTGTCCTGGCTGTGCACGGGGCCGGTAATTTGGTCAACACTTACTATGACTTTTCCAAGGGCATTGACCACAAAAAGAGTGATGACAGGACACTTGTGGACCGAATCTTGGAGCCCCAGGATGTCGTCCGGTTCGGAGTCTTCCTCTACACGTTGGGCTGCGTCTGTGCCGCTTGCCTCTACTACCTGTCTCCTCTGAAACTGGAGCACTTGGCTCTTATCTACTTTGGAGGCCTGTCTGGCTCCTTTCTCTACACAGGAG